Proteins from a genomic interval of Rosa chinensis cultivar Old Blush chromosome 2, RchiOBHm-V2, whole genome shotgun sequence:
- the LOC112185103 gene encoding uncharacterized protein LOC112185103, producing MIALDTDRGRPPEMVVAAVAAIVRNASGHMIAGSNMSLYAFSAIAAEALTIIEGLSLAASLNISSFILESDSAPLIPALNLPKYSLDWTAAPLFWKIRSLSESFTSISWLWSSRQANQAADFVAALASRRMCPVDWVSNPPSSFLALLSVDSSHILSQDFVPSGFDVG from the exons ATGATTGCGCTTGATACTGATCGAGGTCGGCCACCGGAgatggtggtggcggcggtggcAG CTATTGTCAGGAATGCATCAGGTCATATGATTGCTGGTTCAAATATGTCTCTTTATGCTTTTTCAGCAATCGCTGCTGAGGCTTTGACGATCATAGAAGGTCTTTCTCTAGCTGCATCCTTGAATATTTCTTCGTTCATTTTGGAATCAGACTCTGCTCCCCTTATCCCAGCCCTCAACCTTCCCAAATATTCTTTAGATTGGACAGCAGCTCCTTTGTTTTGGAAGATTCGCTCTTTGTCTGAGTCGTTTACCTCAATTAGCTGGCTTTGGTCCAGCAGACAAGCCAACCAGGCAGCGGACTTTGTCGCAGCCTTGGCTTCCAGGAGGATGTGTCCAGTTGATTGGGTCTCCAATCCACCTTCATCCTTTTTAGCTTTGTTATCAGTTGATAGTTCTCACATCCTTTCCCAGGATTTTGTTCCTTCGGGTTTTGATGTTGGTTAG
- the LOC112185104 gene encoding splicing factor 3B subunit 2-like, whose product MTTTETLWQHPNGALVNNDDPPQLFEQVEIEYVPEQLAELNDGMYADFKQIFEYFTFKDAAGVEEEKKDDVHHSQEDSNSEEDNQQKQEKGVSNKKKKRVKMNIAELKQMCARPDVVEVWDATAADPKLLVFLKSYRNTVQVPRHWSQKRKYLQGTRGVKKQPFQLPDYIAATGIEKLRQAYNEKEDNKKLKQKQRERMQPKMGKMDIDYQVLHDAFFKHQVKPKLTTVGDLYYEGKEFDQVTLMDQMKPGAMLSHELQEALGMSEGAPPPWLISMQRYGPPPSYPHLKIPGLNAPIPGGASFGYHPGGWGKPPVNEYGRPLYGNVFGVEQTNHEEEPVEKMKHWGELEEEEEEKEEIEKEKDLEDDMESVDSFSSGGADQTVPDVIELRKQQRKETAERPLYQVLEEKEERVAAGALLGTTHTYVVGSNSSRDDKAGAKRVDLLRCHKADKVDVTLQPEELEAMENVLPEKYQQAREEEKMRSQPEDFSDMVAENEKQRKRKMQEKEAKSNKKQKDFKF is encoded by the coding sequence ATGACGACTACAGAGACACTCTGGCAGCATCCAAATGGTGCCTTAGTGAACAATGATGATCCTCCACAGCTTTTTGAGCAAGTTGAAATTGAATATGTTCCAGAGCAATTAGCAGAGTTAAACGATGGCATGTATGCAGACTTCAAACAAATATTCGAATACTTCACATTCAAGGACGCTGCGGGTGttgaagaggaaaagaaagatgaTGTCCATCACTCTCAAGAAGACTCAAATTCAGAAGAGGATaatcaacaaaaacaagaaaagggCGTttcaaacaagaagaaaaagcgCGTGAAGATGAACATTGCGGAACTGAAACAGATGTGTGCAAGGCCTGATGTTGTTGAGGTGTGGGACGCAACTGCAGCTGATCCTAAGTTGCTGGTGTTTCTGAAATCATACCGGAACACAGTACAGGTGCCAAGGCATTGGAGCCAGAAGAGGAAATACTTACAGGGAACACGTGGTGTCAAAAAGCAACCTTTTCAGCTCCCTGATTACATTGCTGCTACCGGAATTGAGAAACTCCGACAGGCGTACAATGAGAAAGAAGATAACAAGAAGTTGAAGCAAAAGCAACGAGAAAGAATGCAGCCAAAGATGGGCAAGATGGACATTGATTACCAGGTACTTCATGATGCCTTTTTCAAGCATCAGGTAAAGCCAAAGCTCACAACAGTTGGTGATCTGTACTACGAAGGGAAAGAGTTTGATCAGGTGACACTGATGGATCAGATGAAGCCGGGTGCCATGTTGTCACATGAACTACAAGAAGCTCTTGGTATGTCAGAGGGTGCTCCTCCGCCGTGGCTCATTAGTATGCAGAGATATGGTCCTCCACCATCATATCCACATCTGAAAATCCCGGGGTTGAACGCTCCTATCCCCGGCGGAGCTAGCTTTGGTTACCATCCGGGTGGCTGGGGAAAGCCTCCTGTTAATGAATATGGCCGACCTTTGTATGGGAACGTTTTTGGTGTTGAGCAAACTAATCATGAGGAAGAGCCAGTTGAAAAGATGAAGCATTGGGGTGAgttggaggaagaagaggaagagaaagaagagattgagaaagaaaaagatttagAGGATGATATGGAATCTGTAGATAGCTTTTCAAGTGGCGGAGCTGATCAGACAGTACCCGATGTGATCGAGCTGCGGAAGCAGCAGAGAAAAGAAACAGCTGAAAGGCCTTTGTACCAAGTActtgaagagaaagaagaaagagttgCTGCAGGGGCATTGCTCGGAACAACTCACACGTATGTTGTTGGCAGCAACAGCAGCCGAGACGACAAGGCAGGAGCGAAAAGGGTGGATCTGCTCAGGTGTCATAAAGCAGATAAAGTGGATGTGACTCTACAACCTGAAGAGTTGGAAGCTATGGAGAATGTGTTACCTGAGAAGTATCAACAAGCCAGGGAGGAGGAGAAGATGCGTAGTCAGCCGGAGGATTTTAGTGACATGGTTGCGGAGAACGAGAAGCAGAGGAAGCGTAAGATGCAGGAAAAGGAAGCCAAATCCAACAAGAAGCAGAAGGATTTTAAGTTCTAG